From one Bos indicus x Bos taurus breed Angus x Brahman F1 hybrid chromosome 7, Bos_hybrid_MaternalHap_v2.0, whole genome shotgun sequence genomic stretch:
- the LOC113894931 gene encoding proline-rich protein 2-like yields MSQALGRDGGGGLLVLHPSPTPHPAVRPAPLPLHSQRPVWPTPARGPHTRGPGLLLAPFAPTRLAAQGPPGGHPRQRRPQSRRPSAQWLPGSEDVQDPEHGHPGLSWAAPPWGDRPLPPPSPCIP; encoded by the exons ATGTCACAG GCCCTGGGTCGGGATGGGGGGGGGGGCCTGTTGGTTctacacccctcccccaccccccaccccgcagtGAGACCAGCTCCGCTCCCCCTGCACTCCCAGCGGCCGGTCTGGCCTACACCTGCCCGCGGGCCTCACACCCGGGGCCCAGGGCTCCTCCTGGCGCCTTTTGCTCCAACGCGGCTCGCTGCTCAGGGGCCTCCAGGCGGCCACCCAAGGCAGAGACGCCCCCAGTCCAGGCGGCCTTCTGCCCAGTGGCTCCCAGGGTCTGAGGACGTCCAGGATCCAGAGCACGGCCACCCCGGCCTTTCCTGGGCTGCTCCTCCGTGGGGCGACCGGCCCTTACCTCCCCCCTCCCCGTGCATCCCCTAA